In the Bacillus thermozeamaize genome, TGCTCCTTTTCACCCTATAGTGGGCCATCGCATAAAATAATCGCAGATTGTGTTGATCCCACTTCAAAGGAGGGTGAACCTTTGAATTCTTACTACTCTTACTCGTATGACAGGATGCAGTGGCGTTATCCCATGCCCGCTTATTGGCCCCCTCAACAAGACTGGCGGTACTGGCAACCGTATGCTGGCGGTATTATCCAATATACAAGGAACGACGAGAACCCACTCGTTGAATTAAAGGATTACGGTGGTCAACCGTTCGTGGTCAATATCGAGCAAGCCGCCAAACGGAATCCGAATTATCGGACAGCAATATGGACGGGAAAACATTTGCAGGTGACGTTGATGAGCATCGATGTCGGAGGCGATATCGGTCTGGAAGTGCATCCCGATGTCGATCAGTTCATCCGCATTGAACAAG is a window encoding:
- a CDS encoding cupin, whose amino-acid sequence is MNSYYSYSYDRMQWRYPMPAYWPPQQDWRYWQPYAGGIIQYTRNDENPLVELKDYGGQPFVVNIEQAAKRNPNYRTAIWTGKHLQVTLMSIDVGGDIGLEVHPDVDQFIRIEQGQGLVQMGGRKDRLEFERNVSEDDAIMIPAGTWHNVTNTGHVPLKLYSIYAPPEHPFGTVHRTKAEAMAAYR